One genomic window of Gammaproteobacteria bacterium includes the following:
- the umuD gene encoding translesion error-prone DNA polymerase V autoproteolytic subunit encodes MISAPTPATSKHACPFPLYSSSVAAGFPSPADDYVESSLDLNELLIKHPTATFFVRVSGDSMLHAGIHDQDILIVDRSLTPASGRIVIAAIDGQLTVKRLQKTAKGKVYLLPENEDFPPIEIKPESEVHIWGVVTNVIHPV; translated from the coding sequence ATGATTAGCGCCCCTACACCAGCAACCTCAAAACACGCTTGTCCATTCCCCTTATATTCCTCCAGTGTAGCAGCTGGTTTCCCTTCTCCTGCAGATGACTATGTTGAGAGCAGCCTCGACTTAAATGAACTGCTGATTAAGCATCCTACCGCCACTTTTTTCGTCCGTGTCAGTGGCGATTCCATGCTTCATGCCGGTATTCACGATCAAGATATCCTGATTGTAGACCGCAGTTTGACACCTGCGTCAGGGCGAATAGTCATTGCAGCGATTGATGGTCAGCTGACTGTGAAACGCTTGCAAAAGACTGCGAAGGGAAAGGTATATCTGCTCCCTGAAAACGAAGACTTCCCGCCGATTGAAATTAAACCAGAAAGTGAGGTGCACATATGGGGCGTCGTCACCAATGTGATTCATCCCGTCTGA
- a CDS encoding Y-family DNA polymerase — MGRRHQCDSSRLSSSCASPIYALVDCNNFYASCERLFNPALNGKPVVVLSNNDGCIVARSNEAKALGIPMGAPFYKYRALLKRHQVAVFSSNYTLYGDLSQRVMASLRLLCPEVEVYSIDEAFLRLDSLAHCDLQKYAENMREKIYQWTGIPVSIGIAPTKTLAKLANRVAKSQTTTGVFDLRERQLQQTILQKCEVVDIWGIAHRTAAKLQRLGISTAQQLCDYPPKMIRQHLGVVVERIVLELNGIACLALEKTLPKKNIMASRSFGKPITSFADLAEAISHHTARACIKLRQQNSKAQAIYIFITTNQFRLSEPQYQNGKMLGLSTPTADTSRLIAIAKKGLREIFRPGYQYYKAGIMLMDIASDNIQQDLLLDNDMTNTKREKVMQVMDTLNTQFGTNTLFIAAEGMEPNWSMRIKNKSLHFTTNWQELARVLA, encoded by the coding sequence ATGGGGCGTCGTCACCAATGTGATTCATCCCGTCTGAGCTCATCTTGTGCCTCACCGATTTATGCTCTAGTGGATTGCAATAATTTTTATGCTTCCTGCGAACGTTTATTTAACCCGGCATTAAATGGCAAACCGGTGGTCGTGTTATCGAATAACGATGGTTGCATCGTTGCGCGCTCTAACGAAGCCAAGGCATTGGGCATCCCTATGGGGGCACCATTTTATAAATACCGTGCGCTACTCAAACGCCATCAGGTTGCAGTTTTTTCCTCAAATTACACGTTGTATGGTGATCTATCCCAACGTGTGATGGCTTCGTTGCGCCTGTTATGCCCTGAAGTGGAGGTATATTCTATCGATGAGGCTTTTTTACGGCTCGATAGCTTGGCACATTGCGACCTGCAAAAATATGCGGAAAATATGCGGGAAAAAATCTATCAGTGGACTGGCATTCCCGTTTCTATTGGCATTGCCCCTACTAAAACTTTAGCCAAGCTTGCAAATCGAGTGGCGAAATCACAAACGACTACCGGCGTATTTGATCTGCGTGAACGACAATTGCAACAGACCATACTGCAAAAATGTGAGGTAGTTGATATTTGGGGTATAGCCCACCGTACTGCGGCCAAGCTGCAGCGGTTAGGTATCAGCACTGCACAACAGCTATGCGATTATCCTCCTAAAATGATCCGTCAACATTTGGGTGTTGTGGTTGAAAGGATTGTGCTTGAACTCAACGGCATCGCCTGTCTGGCGCTAGAAAAAACCTTGCCTAAAAAAAATATTATGGCCTCCCGTTCATTTGGTAAGCCCATCACTAGTTTTGCCGATTTAGCTGAGGCGATTAGCCATCATACTGCGCGCGCTTGTATTAAATTGCGCCAACAAAATTCCAAAGCGCAAGCGATTTATATTTTTATTACCACTAATCAATTCCGACTATCCGAGCCTCAGTATCAAAACGGCAAAATGCTAGGTCTTTCTACGCCCACTGCAGATACTTCGCGTTTGATTGCTATCGCTAAAAAAGGGTTAAGGGAAATATTCCGGCCGGGATATCAATACTACAAAGCTGGAATCATGTTGATGGATATTGCCTCAGACAACATACAACAAGATTTGTTGCTGGATAATGATATGACCAATACAAAGCGAGAAAAAGTCATGCAGGTCATGGATACACTGAATACCCAATTTGGGACAAATACATTATTTATTGCTGCTGAGGGTATGGAGCCAAACTGGAGCATGCGAATCAAAAATAAATCGCTGCACTTTACCACCAATTGGCAGGAATTGGCTCGCGTATTAGCATAG
- a CDS encoding ankyrin repeat domain-containing protein: protein MTTIPDEKNIRASYLSKAIDAAINGRNRPFLENFKKISIPRKKEKERLLHYAVQGGNLSICNFLVEDQKTNPLCLDNHGWTLLGTALYYGRIEAIEFLVTKWKLDVNAATPLSLKMEGYIHQTPVVQLFSSRDLDVGKKKTAIFRLMQFGLQFSEENLLYIMGCIGGNVPGYCRCKDRAICNCPDESIDLLLTQIKPSNNILYSAATSGAFRVFKYCIEQLKRNIKDYDNLFLSKEGCTTLQYVTKKNNFRLIHYVQQICYQRKKADYKDFINILIRAAEVGRADIISFFIKHRQEFGYPAVIKDADLNALLGAFLHNCLSSRSISVEPDIAMVEELISFGIKIDEGKSKRHYQNERAKFLLKLGFCPRSDSIKHERLADYLEYGMTISLEDFRRLPDHIKNELTEVTARKNLITSIPSDKEEMFYVGKKFLNNVLEEACPSFMFLCLPAMPLVLIGLILSYTTNEILLLNMLQKNKESIISRLNYSEVSNSPLENIYSSSLEDKFRRSLDTLANSSILLKEQINDFLKQHLKIYIATNMTGSSKESFLAEFPKMKSAVLDVLGDKAIEEVIEDGIKKQFLRNKKIEELRAELSLSAPMAIPEDWCSVYENKKELKRAYIPKAVSYIPPPGYQPVDNPSDKQDEESEPSLSFNLCFRQFWPW from the coding sequence ATGACAACTATACCTGATGAAAAAAATATTCGAGCATCATACTTAAGCAAAGCAATAGATGCTGCAATAAATGGTCGGAACAGACCATTTTTAGAAAATTTCAAAAAAATATCCATCCCACGTAAGAAAGAAAAAGAAAGGTTATTACACTATGCTGTTCAAGGCGGAAATTTGAGCATCTGCAATTTTTTAGTTGAAGACCAAAAAACCAACCCACTATGCCTAGACAATCATGGTTGGACGTTATTAGGAACAGCTCTATATTATGGGCGCATTGAAGCAATTGAATTTTTAGTCACAAAATGGAAACTCGATGTGAATGCTGCAACACCGCTCTCGCTAAAAATGGAAGGTTATATACATCAAACACCTGTCGTTCAGCTATTCTCTTCTAGAGATCTTGATGTAGGTAAAAAAAAGACAGCGATATTCCGGCTAATGCAATTCGGATTACAATTCAGTGAAGAGAATTTATTGTATATTATGGGGTGTATTGGGGGGAATGTCCCGGGGTATTGCCGATGCAAAGATAGGGCTATTTGTAATTGCCCAGATGAAAGTATCGACTTATTGCTAACGCAAATAAAACCCAGCAATAATATATTATATTCTGCAGCAACGAGTGGAGCTTTTCGAGTGTTTAAATATTGTATAGAGCAACTAAAAAGAAACATTAAAGATTATGATAATTTATTTTTGTCAAAGGAAGGCTGCACAACATTACAATACGTAACTAAAAAAAATAACTTTCGATTGATACATTATGTGCAACAGATATGCTATCAAAGAAAAAAAGCGGACTATAAAGATTTTATAAATATTCTTATTCGAGCTGCAGAAGTAGGTCGCGCAGATATAATTAGTTTCTTTATTAAACATAGACAAGAATTCGGCTATCCCGCGGTCATTAAGGATGCTGACTTAAATGCACTCTTAGGCGCATTTTTGCATAATTGTTTATCTTCACGGTCCATATCAGTAGAGCCCGATATTGCGATGGTTGAAGAACTTATTTCATTTGGCATTAAAATAGATGAGGGAAAGAGTAAAAGACACTATCAGAACGAAAGAGCCAAGTTCTTGCTTAAATTGGGCTTTTGTCCGCGATCTGACAGCATAAAACATGAAAGGTTGGCAGACTATCTCGAATATGGCATGACTATTTCTCTCGAAGATTTTCGCCGCTTACCAGATCATATAAAAAATGAATTAACAGAGGTCACTGCGCGAAAAAACCTAATCACTTCAATCCCATCAGATAAAGAAGAAATGTTCTATGTGGGTAAAAAATTTTTGAATAATGTCCTGGAAGAAGCTTGCCCTTCTTTTATGTTTTTATGCTTGCCAGCAATGCCACTTGTATTAATTGGGTTAATATTAAGTTATACAACCAATGAGATACTTTTGCTTAATATGTTGCAAAAAAACAAAGAATCTATAATTTCCAGGCTTAATTATTCTGAAGTAAGCAATTCACCGCTAGAGAATATTTACAGCTCTAGTTTAGAAGATAAATTCCGAAGATCGTTAGATACGCTAGCGAATTCATCTATATTGCTCAAGGAACAAATTAACGATTTCCTAAAGCAGCATCTAAAAATCTATATTGCCACCAATATGACTGGAAGTTCTAAAGAAAGTTTTCTGGCAGAATTCCCTAAAATGAAATCGGCTGTCCTGGATGTATTGGGAGATAAGGCTATAGAAGAAGTGATTGAAGATGGAATAAAAAAACAGTTTCTGCGCAATAAAAAAATAGAAGAACTTAGAGCAGAGCTATCTCTTTCAGCACCTATGGCTATTCCTGAAGATTGGTGTTCTGTTTACGAAAATAAAAAAGAGCTAAAGCGCGCATATATTCCTAAAGCTGTAAGTTATATTCCACCGCCTGGATATCAGCCAGTTGATAATCCAAGCGATAAACAAGATGAAGAGTCAGAACCATCACTGTCGTTCAATCTTTGCTTTAGACAATTTTGGCCATGGTGA